A single Antechinus flavipes isolate AdamAnt ecotype Samford, QLD, Australia chromosome 5, AdamAnt_v2, whole genome shotgun sequence DNA region contains:
- the LOC127563968 gene encoding C-C chemokine receptor type 8-like, giving the protein MDYTLEPNVSVTTEDYYPDEPASPCHTAFTQKSSSLLLALLYCLLFVFGLLGNILVILVLVACKKLRSMTDMYLLNLAISDLLFVFSFPFLTHYTLDQWVFGNTMCKIISGVYYIGFFSSIFFITIMSVDRYLAIVHAVYALKVRTTRKGMAISLLVWLVAVLVSAPVLVFYQVSSEEGTLKCYSFYGDRTSEWKLITHFEINILGLVIPLTVLVFCYTNILRHLKGCQNHHKIKAIRLVLIVVVAFFLFWVPFNLMLFLNSLHSLHILDGCDLSQKLTQATQITEVISFTHCCVNPIIYAFVGEKFKKHLSEIFRKYKSYFWVYKESYFSQEHTDRLSVHNSRSSTTDYIL; this is encoded by the coding sequence ATGGATTATACCCTGGAGCCAAATGTGTCCGTGACCACAGAAGATTATTATCCGGATGAGCCAGCTAGCCCCTGCCACACTGCATTCACCCAGAAGTCCAGCTCTCTGCTTCTTGCGTTGCTCTACTGCCTCCTCTTTGTCTTTGGCCTGCTGGGGAACATCCTGGTCATTCTGGTGCTGGTAGCCTGTAAGAAGTTGAGAAGCATGACTGACATGTACCTGCTGAACTTGGCCATCTCTGACCTGCTCTTCGtgttctccttccccttcctgaCACACTACACTCTGGACCAGTGGGTCTTTGGGAACACCATGTGTAAGATCATCTCGGGCGTCTATTACATCGGCTTCTTCAGCAGCATCTTTTTCATCACCATCATGAGCGTGGATCGGTACCTGGCCATCGTCCACGCGGTCTACGCCTTGAAGGTGAGGACAACCAGGAAGGGCATGGCCATCAGCCTCCTGGTGTGGCTGGTGGCTGTTTTAGTCTCTGCCCCTGTGCTGGTGTTTTACCAGGTATCTTCAGAGGAGGGGACGCTCAAGTGCTATTCCTTCTATGGAGACAGAACTAGCGAGTGGAAACTCATCACCCACTTTGAAATCAATATCCTGGGCCTTGTCATTCCACTCACCGTCCTTGTGTTCTGTTACACCAACATCCTGAGGCACCTGAAGGGCTGTCAGAACCACCACAAGATCAAGGCCATCAGGCTGGTGCTCATCGTGGTAGtagcatttttccttttctgggtcCCCTTTAACTTGATGCTCTTCCTGAATTCCCTACACAGCCTGCACATCCTGGATGGGTGTGATCTGAGTCAGAAACTCACCCAGGCCACCCAGATAACTGAGGTCATCTCCTTCACCCACTGCTGCGTCAACCCTATAATTTATGCTTTTGTGGGGGAAAAGTTCAAGAAGCACCTCTCTGAAATCTTTCGGAAATACAAGAGTTATttctgggtatacaaagaaagctaTTTCTCCCAAGAACACACGGACAGATTATCTGTACATAACTCACGTTCCTCCACCACAGACTATATTTTGTGA